In Janibacter cremeus, a genomic segment contains:
- a CDS encoding serine/threonine-protein kinase: MDEIPPEVPGYHLSALLGTGATSQVWRARRTVDDSLVAVKILPGEADEAAVREFALLQQAAHEHVVALHETLAIEGPHGPATALVLELLSGGSLGQVVAARGHLTPGETVTIIAPIAQALSGLHDLGIVHGDLSPGNVLLTCTGRPALSDLGFSRLTGEPPGEVHGTDGYVAPEVLEGGEPNRGSDVHALGALAWLCLTGAPPGHIVERGDLQVLVPDAPELVDVIQSCLLGHPTSRPEADEVARAVFDSVPAEPIRMTSPGDVASGLTRRIRESAAAGSLAVPQWQRELLSPPQATHARRWWQRRPRAKGAPPGTPRPARHASPKPDAASTVGGSRPAPARGENPLSPPRALSPPRAIARDAVEQSGPGRVPLLLAIGVGLVLAVLVPWQLASAGDAQGEATPQTSVATATDDQDAGVLADRSAPDTSPTQLARELTATREQMIRELDHDLLERLDEAGSPAAERDREILETLTASGSHYRGVDLRVRSTHLQRSKGRVAVLRMTSDADAYTVVGPEGKEQRPATHGRQVELVLVWDEGAWRVREVR, encoded by the coding sequence ATGGACGAGATCCCACCCGAGGTCCCCGGCTACCACCTGAGCGCACTGCTGGGCACCGGTGCGACGTCGCAGGTGTGGCGGGCGAGACGGACCGTCGACGACTCGCTCGTGGCCGTGAAGATCCTGCCGGGCGAGGCCGACGAGGCCGCCGTGCGCGAGTTCGCCCTGCTGCAGCAGGCGGCACACGAGCACGTCGTCGCCCTCCACGAGACCCTCGCCATCGAGGGCCCGCACGGACCGGCCACCGCACTCGTGCTCGAGCTGCTCTCCGGTGGGAGCCTCGGTCAGGTCGTCGCTGCCCGCGGCCACCTCACGCCGGGGGAGACGGTCACGATCATCGCCCCGATCGCCCAGGCGCTCAGCGGCCTGCACGACCTGGGCATCGTCCACGGCGACCTGAGTCCCGGCAACGTCCTGCTCACCTGCACCGGGCGGCCCGCACTCAGCGACCTCGGCTTCTCGCGCCTCACCGGCGAACCTCCCGGGGAGGTGCACGGTACCGACGGCTACGTCGCGCCAGAGGTCCTCGAGGGCGGCGAGCCGAACCGGGGGAGCGACGTCCATGCGCTCGGTGCGCTGGCGTGGTTGTGCCTGACCGGCGCCCCGCCCGGGCACATCGTCGAGCGCGGCGACCTGCAGGTCCTCGTCCCCGACGCCCCGGAGTTGGTCGACGTGATCCAGTCGTGCCTCCTCGGCCACCCGACATCGCGGCCCGAGGCCGACGAGGTCGCGCGGGCCGTCTTCGACTCCGTACCCGCCGAGCCGATACGTATGACCTCACCCGGCGATGTCGCCAGCGGTCTGACGCGTCGCATCCGTGAGTCGGCGGCCGCCGGTTCCCTCGCGGTGCCGCAGTGGCAGCGAGAACTCTTGTCCCCGCCGCAGGCCACGCACGCACGACGCTGGTGGCAGCGCAGGCCGCGAGCGAAGGGGGCACCACCCGGCACTCCCCGGCCGGCTCGCCACGCATCACCGAAGCCGGACGCAGCATCGACGGTAGGTGGGTCGCGCCCGGCACCGGCCCGGGGGGAGAACCCGCTGAGTCCACCCCGCGCGCTGAGTCCACCCCGCGCGATCGCCCGCGATGCAGTAGAGCAGTCGGGGCCGGGACGGGTGCCCCTGCTCCTCGCCATCGGCGTCGGGCTCGTCCTCGCGGTGCTCGTGCCGTGGCAGCTCGCCAGTGCCGGTGACGCCCAGGGCGAGGCCACCCCGCAGACCTCGGTGGCGACCGCCACCGATGACCAGGACGCCGGGGTCCTGGCCGACAGGTCGGCGCCGGACACGTCACCGACGCAGCTCGCCCGGGAGCTGACCGCGACCCGCGAGCAGATGATCCGCGAGCTCGACCACGACCTGCTGGAGCGGCTCGACGAGGCAGGATCCCCGGCGGCCGAGCGCGACCGGGAGATCCTCGAGACGCTCACGGCCAGCGGGTCGCACTACCGCGGTGTCGACCTGCGGGTGCGCTCGACCCACCTCCAGCGCTCGAAGGGGCGGGTCGCGGTGCTGAGGATGACCAGCGATGCCGACGCCTACACGGTCGTCGGCCCGGAGGGGAAGGAACAGCGACCGGCGACGCACGGTCGGCAGGTCGAGCTCGTGCTCGTCTGGGACGAGGGGGCCTGGCGGGTGCGGGAGGTGCGCTGA